From a single Erinaceus europaeus unplaced genomic scaffold, mEriEur2.1 scaffold_265, whole genome shotgun sequence genomic region:
- the LOC132536506 gene encoding fatty acid desaturase 3-like, whose protein sequence is MGGVRAPLPTLRWEQIRAHDLPGDKWLVIERRVYDISRWAQRHPGGSRLIGHHGAEDATDAFHAFHQDLSYVRKFLYPLLIGELAPEEPSQDAAQNVQLMEDFRALRRAAEDMKLFEARPTFFVLLLGHILVMEALAWLLIYLFGPGWVPSTLAALILAISQVTQHCPSAP, encoded by the exons ATGGGCGGTGTTAGGGCGCCGCTGCCCACCCTCCGCTGGGAGCAGATCCGCGCGCACGACCTGCCGGGCGACAAGTGGCTGGTCATCGAGCGCCGCGTCTACGATATCAGCCGCTGGGCGCAGCGCCACCCGGGGGGCAGCCGCCTTATCGGCCACCACGGCGCCGAGGACGCCACG GATGCCTTCCACGCCTTCCACCAGGACCTCAGTTATGTTCGCAAGTTCCTGTACCCCTTGCTGATTGGGGAGCTGGCCCCCGAGGAGCCCAGTCAAGATGCGGCCCAGAAC GTCCAGCTGATGGAGGACTTCCGAGCCCTGCGCCGGGCGGCTGAGGACATGAAGCTGTTTGAGGCCAGGCCCACCTTCTTCGTGCTCCTGCTGGGCCACATCCTGGTCATGGAGGCGCTCGCCTGGCTCCTCATCTACCTCTTCGGCCCCGGCTGGGTGCCCAGCACCCTTGCTGCCCTCATCCTGGCCATCTCCCAGGTGACCCAGCACTGTCCCTCAGCCCCCTAG